TTGGCCCGCACTGGGCAAGAAGAATGCCGCATCGCCTGCTGCGGTACCGCCCGTGACTGATACTTGAGAGCTGGTGTTCGTGCTGGTATTAGTGCTCGTGTTGGTACTAGTATTGGTGCTTGTGTTAGTGCTCTGAGCATGGGCAACAGGGGCGATCGCCAGGGTGCCTGCCACTAAGCCTGTACAGAGCGTAGATAAGGGTAGCTTAAGCGTCATACGTTATCTCCGGGTATATCTTCGAGGATTAGGTGTGTACTAGTGTGACGATAGGTAGCGTCACCATCGTTCTGATCACAGTGCCAAACGTCTGTCACAAGGGTTGATCAACAGTGTCCTGATAATCAGCAATTGCCTGTGTAATCTGAAGTCGGTGAGTTGATGGCGAAATCCCATGTAGGATGAGTCAGGAATACCGCAACCCATGTGGCCATTGGGTTCTTTCTAGCCGTAGCACGCTAGCTATAGAACGCCAACAAAACACCAACAATTAGTGCAGATAGTGCAGAGACCAAATTAGTTCAGTCAGACGGTGCTACTGACATAATGTTCCGTCTAGAAATTAAACGTGGTTCGCACAGCTCCAATCACAATCGTGTCACTGTTGGCTGGATTGTGGCGAGGTGTAAATACTACGACCACACCAGGCGTAATACTGATATTGTCAGTCACTTGCCAGCGATAAAACGCCTCTACATGGGTTGTAGTACCGGGTTGCCCACCGGGAGCACCTGCACCACCATTGGAAACAAAGTCAGGAATATTGCGCCCAGCAGGAAGAGAACTACCGATGATTTTTGGGGGTTGCCCAACATAGATACCACCGACATTTCCCCGCCCAAACAGGTCAGGAAAATTGAGAAATGCCATCCAGTTTAGCGTTTCCACACTGCCAGACAATCCTGTAAGGGTGGAGGTGGTAAAGCCAGCCCACCCACCGACAGTAAATTGAGGACTCACTGACCATGAAATTGTGCCTCCAACCGCATTCGTGTTGATGGGCGATCGCAAATCAGCCGATTGAGAGAGCGCAACTTGGTCATCACCAACGGCTGTACCCAATCTGCCAAAGGGCGAGTAGGCGTTGATATAGTTGAGAGCAATATCAACAGTGTCGATCGGTGCCCAGTTGAACTGTGCACCCAGCACCGTCTCGTTATCTCGTGCCCCAAATAGTCCACCTCCACCAGGGCTAGCAGGCTGACTGACAGAGTAGACCCCTTGCAAGCTAAGGCTATCACTAATCTGCCAGTCAAAACCCAGACCAGCACGGCCATTTCCGATATTCAAGATAGGGTTACGCTGGGCAAACCGAGAAATTGGCCCACGACCAGCACTTTCAATCCGGTTAGCACCCCGGAACACATTCACCATATTCACCCCTTCTACACCGGCCACCAGAGCCAGATTATCGCCAATTAGGTGCCGATAGGTGAGGTCGCTAATCTGAACAGTGCCGTTGGTATCGCTGTCGTAGCTCAAGCGCACGTCATTAGTGAGCACTGGATTACCCACGTCACCATTACCAGCCACTAGACCGACTTGCAAAATGCTGCGGGGACTAAATTGTGTAAATAGGCTGAGCTGGACGTTGCTGATCAAGTTGATGTTGGTGTTGGTATCTTCAAAGCGGAAACCTGCCAAGTTAATCGTGTTGTTGGATCGTCCCTGCACACCAATAATTGCCTGTCCAAACAGTTTGGTTGTAGTGGAGAACTGTTGTGCTTCCAAAGCGGCTGTCCGCACCTCTAGCTCATCTGTGCGGTTGCGCAAGGTTGCCAGCTCTGCCAAAAACTCCTCTTGTAGACGTTGCAGAGTGGTCAGATCATCCCGACTAGCAAGATCAACACCAGCAGTGGCAATGCGTTCAGTAATGCGATCGAGGCAAGCATTCAACCCAGCCGCAAATTCATAGCGACTTATGGAGCGCTCACCTAGGAAGGTGCCACTAGGATAACCTGCTACACAGCCATATTTTTCCACCAGCGATTTCAGCGCTTGATAGGCCCAATCTGTTGGCTGCACATCAGAAAACTGCGA
This genomic stretch from Cyanobacteriota bacterium harbors:
- a CDS encoding iron uptake porin; protein product: MKTLAVKSLHNWLLTLGWSLLGWLVAGALLEPVIAQTSSTLRSLPETPDRGWFTNEILNQIDAYTMGNSSLPYGMTADPMAQVTSVSQFSDVQPTDWAYQALKSLVEKYGCVAGYPSGTFLGERSISRYEFAAGLNACLDRITERIATAGVDLASRDDLTTLQRLQEEFLAELATLRNRTDELEVRTAALEAQQFSTTTKLFGQAIIGVQGRSNNTINLAGFRFEDTNTNINLISNVQLSLFTQFSPRSILQVGLVAGNGDVGNPVLTNDVRLSYDSDTNGTVQISDLTYRHLIGDNLALVAGVEGVNMVNVFRGANRIESAGRGPISRFAQRNPILNIGNGRAGLGFDWQISDSLSLQGVYSVSQPASPGGGGLFGARDNETVLGAQFNWAPIDTVDIALNYINAYSPFGRLGTAVGDDQVALSQSADLRSPINTNAVGGTISWSVSPQFTVGGWAGFTTSTLTGLSGSVETLNWMAFLNFPDLFGRGNVGGIYVGQPPKIIGSSLPAGRNIPDFVSNGGAGAPGGQPGTTTHVEAFYRWQVTDNISITPGVVVVFTPRHNPANSDTIVIGAVRTTFNF